The proteins below come from a single Chryseobacterium nepalense genomic window:
- a CDS encoding alginate export family protein, with protein MLKSSYFISCLSGILMVILFSGKISAQSFKLLRYDENYEYLKDSSGTFYNKVKFLPLNNEKNIYLSFGGEARYEYVDFNNEDWGRLNLGHNNFFLQRYDLHADLHFGERVRIFSQMRSALQSGRKNGPRGIDEDELSIQNLFVDVKAFKSQDKNLVFRVGRQELDYGSGRLISVREGPNVRLSFTGAKLMYEQKDFSVDAFVMMADSINAGVFDNKISKQLNLWGAYSKIIFQKAGNLDMYYLGIRRDNAVFEAGIAKEKRHTLGARFWKYGGGFIYNLEAAYQFGTFGDKAIRAWTGSVDLGYLFENIKFKPSINLRNDYISGDRSKDDNTLQTFNPLYPKGGYFGFSPQVGPVNLIDIHPYVTLDLSSKLKMQADVVFNWRYSLQDGVYRPSGALNRPGSSSDKRYIGTAYLTNFTYSFNKYMALVSGIQYFRKGAFIEDIIPGAKSGVFYNIRLGLKF; from the coding sequence ATGTTGAAGTCTTCATATTTCATATCCTGCCTCTCCGGAATTTTAATGGTTATCTTGTTTTCGGGAAAGATCTCTGCGCAGTCTTTTAAGCTGTTGCGATACGATGAAAACTATGAATATCTCAAAGATTCTTCAGGCACTTTTTATAATAAGGTGAAATTTCTCCCGCTTAATAATGAGAAAAATATCTATTTATCTTTTGGGGGAGAAGCACGGTATGAATATGTCGATTTCAACAATGAAGACTGGGGCAGGCTGAATCTCGGACACAATAACTTTTTCCTCCAACGGTATGATCTTCATGCAGATCTTCATTTTGGAGAACGTGTCAGAATATTTTCACAAATGCGGAGCGCCTTGCAGAGCGGAAGAAAAAATGGTCCCCGAGGAATTGACGAAGATGAGCTGAGCATTCAGAATCTCTTTGTTGATGTTAAAGCTTTTAAAAGCCAGGATAAAAATCTCGTTTTTCGTGTAGGAAGACAGGAACTGGATTACGGTTCTGGGAGATTAATATCCGTAAGGGAAGGCCCGAATGTAAGGCTTTCATTCACCGGAGCCAAACTGATGTATGAGCAGAAGGATTTTTCGGTGGATGCATTTGTGATGATGGCAGACAGCATTAACGCCGGAGTTTTTGATAATAAAATATCGAAACAGCTTAACCTTTGGGGAGCTTATTCTAAAATCATCTTTCAGAAAGCCGGGAATCTGGATATGTATTATCTGGGAATCCGCAGGGATAATGCGGTTTTCGAAGCAGGAATTGCCAAAGAAAAACGACATACACTCGGTGCACGTTTCTGGAAATACGGCGGAGGATTCATCTACAACCTGGAAGCTGCCTACCAGTTCGGAACTTTCGGGGATAAGGCGATTCGCGCATGGACAGGCTCTGTAGATCTTGGATATTTATTTGAAAATATAAAGTTTAAACCCAGCATTAATCTCCGCAATGATTATATCTCGGGAGACCGTTCCAAAGATGACAATACGCTTCAGACCTTTAATCCTCTGTATCCGAAAGGCGGGTATTTCGGGTTCAGTCCGCAGGTTGGACCAGTGAATCTTATTGATATTCATCCTTACGTTACGTTAGATCTTTCTTCAAAGCTTAAAATGCAGGCAGATGTTGTGTTCAACTGGAGATATTCTCTTCAGGATGGGGTCTACAGACCAAGCGGAGCCCTGAATCGTCCGGGCAGCAGCTCTGATAAAAGATATATCGGGACGGCATATTTAACCAATTTTACGTACAGTTTTAACAAATATATGGCATTGGTAAGCGGTATCCAGTATTTCAGGAAAGGAGCTTTCATTGAAGACATTATTCCCGGAGCTAAAAGCGGCGTATTTTATAATATCCGTTTAGGCCTTAAATTTTAA
- a CDS encoding M17 family peptidase N-terminal domain-containing protein, with amino-acid sequence MQNIISKYFGISKVLLVAVLVGGSITNYVSAQQTAEVKTAIGTKKVWGTIDGVTIEGLVNGPSAAVADLQIACVFEYTEGDIFKSPALPAELNGMVHLDEALKGIITEVRKTGKFKGYALETLLMDPPKGSMGSKKLLLIGLGDRNNFDAELMKKVGAVAMREALRLKVQTVSFASDIKDAGIDSPTALVAGNVVLGAFDAYRAQEYLNTQHVSEKMTVKKLILLAGPSFFTVAGGGIKEAIDQLNAK; translated from the coding sequence ATGCAAAATATAATATCAAAATATTTCGGAATCTCAAAAGTATTGCTTGTTGCAGTACTTGTAGGAGGTTCAATAACAAATTATGTTTCGGCTCAACAAACAGCAGAGGTAAAAACAGCCATTGGTACAAAGAAAGTATGGGGAACAATAGATGGCGTGACCATTGAAGGTCTGGTGAACGGTCCTTCAGCAGCCGTGGCAGATCTCCAGATTGCCTGCGTTTTTGAATATACGGAAGGTGATATTTTTAAATCTCCGGCACTTCCTGCAGAACTGAACGGAATGGTACATTTGGATGAAGCATTAAAAGGAATCATCACAGAAGTAAGAAAAACCGGAAAATTCAAAGGCTATGCTTTAGAAACATTACTGATGGATCCTCCGAAAGGAAGTATGGGTTCTAAAAAACTCCTGCTCATCGGGCTTGGCGACAGAAATAATTTCGATGCGGAATTAATGAAAAAAGTGGGTGCTGTAGCCATGAGAGAAGCATTAAGACTGAAAGTTCAGACCGTTTCATTTGCCAGTGACATTAAGGATGCCGGTATTGATTCTCCTACAGCACTTGTTGCCGGAAATGTTGTTTTAGGCGCATTTGATGCCTACCGTGCACAAGAATACCTGAATACTCAGCACGTATCGGAGAAAATGACGGTGAAAAAGCTGATCTTATTGGCCGGCCCTTCATTTTTTACGGTTGCCGGGGGCGGAATTAAAGAGGCGATTGATCAACTTAATGCTAAATAA
- a CDS encoding tetratricopeptide repeat-containing sensor histidine kinase gives MKSNSYFFIKSPVAIFRLPLVFVLLSISLKAQTKENPYLLSKQINSSQNDKEKIKLYLRLGEYYVTKAGEEKKDLDSAAISNKQAQKLSLKLNDKLSLGKVMLLDAKIDKDRGKWDLAISKMKKSLNYFLSQNMQEQAGDAYNELSYMYTNDSGSFETKVELKKKAIECFGKSGVLVKKAAVLKDLAELYSVIDNPDEAIKLLKQSLSAYQSAKYKDIHTVYKLLSLAEAQKSNYNEALKYAHLAEKTAEKAGDYSTELASIYNQIGLVYYYLKKNQLALDYWEKGLVVAKKNKDKPSVRLIASNISTMLIRQKKFDEGIAIIKEYKKLYPLDDKVFEMRENYILFHTYTTLRQLKNADKYYKKLIEYYGEYGEYGGGQTTVLLSFAMYRLYKDDYRAFYKSVKLLDSINAKTGNDMVRAQNFMLWFKADSTQGKYLDAIKHYQLYKKHSDSAFNGEKSRQINSLQIQFDTEKKDKDIQLLTQKGKLQEARISTDSILRYVFIGSIIVLILFAALLYNRSRLKNRANKTLELKRQQIDEQNEQLKKLLGEKEWLLKEIHHRVKNNLQIVISLLNTQSAYLDNEDALMAIQNSQHRMHAMSLIHQKLYQSDNLATIDMSWYIYELINYIKECYSSEKNISFVMDVNKIFLDVAQAVPLGLILNEAVNNTIKYAFPDSRRGEVQVSFKKSENGEYKLMISDNGIGLPDDFNIDETESLGMNLMRGLTDQLEGNFTLESRNGLKITVNFRKTTDVDDQNINIVRQ, from the coding sequence ATGAAGTCCAATTCTTATTTTTTTATTAAATCTCCGGTAGCGATATTCCGTTTACCATTGGTTTTTGTTCTTTTAAGTATTTCTTTGAAAGCCCAGACGAAGGAGAATCCGTATCTGTTATCAAAACAGATTAATTCTTCGCAGAATGATAAGGAAAAAATTAAATTATACCTAAGGCTGGGAGAATATTATGTAACAAAAGCAGGAGAAGAAAAAAAAGATCTGGACAGTGCCGCAATCAGCAACAAACAAGCGCAAAAGCTAAGTTTGAAACTAAATGATAAACTAAGCCTTGGAAAAGTGATGCTTCTGGATGCCAAAATAGATAAAGACAGAGGAAAATGGGATCTCGCTATTTCTAAAATGAAAAAGTCATTAAACTATTTTCTTTCTCAAAATATGCAGGAGCAGGCCGGAGATGCTTATAATGAACTTTCTTATATGTATACCAATGATTCCGGAAGTTTTGAAACTAAGGTAGAACTCAAGAAAAAGGCGATCGAATGTTTCGGAAAATCTGGTGTATTGGTTAAAAAAGCAGCGGTCCTTAAAGATTTAGCTGAACTTTATAGTGTCATAGATAATCCGGATGAGGCGATAAAACTCCTTAAGCAGTCCCTGTCAGCTTATCAGTCGGCCAAATACAAAGATATACACACGGTGTATAAGCTCTTGTCCCTTGCAGAAGCCCAGAAAAGTAATTATAATGAAGCACTGAAATATGCACATTTAGCAGAAAAAACAGCAGAAAAAGCAGGTGATTATTCTACGGAGCTGGCTTCTATTTATAATCAGATAGGGCTTGTTTATTACTACCTGAAAAAAAATCAGCTGGCTTTAGACTATTGGGAAAAAGGATTGGTTGTCGCGAAAAAGAATAAAGATAAACCATCGGTGAGATTAATTGCTTCCAATATTTCCACAATGCTGATCCGGCAGAAAAAGTTTGATGAAGGTATTGCGATCATTAAAGAGTACAAAAAGCTTTATCCGCTTGATGATAAAGTATTTGAAATGAGAGAAAATTATATTTTATTCCATACATATACTACTCTCAGACAGCTTAAAAATGCGGATAAATATTATAAAAAACTGATAGAATATTACGGTGAATACGGTGAATACGGAGGAGGCCAGACAACGGTATTGCTCAGTTTTGCGATGTATCGTCTGTATAAAGATGATTATCGGGCATTTTATAAAAGTGTAAAATTGTTAGATTCCATAAATGCTAAAACGGGAAATGACATGGTGCGGGCACAAAATTTTATGCTTTGGTTTAAAGCAGACAGTACACAAGGTAAATATCTGGACGCCATTAAACATTATCAGTTGTATAAAAAACATTCGGATTCTGCTTTTAATGGTGAAAAAAGCAGGCAGATCAATAGCCTTCAGATTCAGTTTGATACTGAAAAAAAAGACAAGGATATTCAGCTGTTGACTCAAAAAGGGAAACTGCAGGAAGCACGCATCAGTACAGACAGTATTCTGCGATATGTTTTTATCGGAAGTATCATTGTCCTTATCCTTTTTGCAGCGCTTTTGTATAACCGTTCAAGGCTTAAAAACCGGGCGAATAAAACACTGGAACTAAAACGTCAGCAGATCGATGAGCAGAATGAACAGCTTAAAAAACTTCTTGGTGAAAAAGAATGGCTCCTAAAGGAAATCCATCACCGGGTAAAAAATAATCTACAGATTGTTATCAGTCTGCTGAATACGCAGTCTGCATATCTTGACAATGAAGATGCTTTAATGGCTATTCAGAACAGTCAGCACAGAATGCATGCCATGTCACTGATCCATCAGAAACTTTATCAGTCTGATAATCTGGCAACAATTGATATGTCATGGTATATCTATGAGCTTATCAATTACATTAAAGAATGTTACTCGTCAGAAAAAAATATCAGCTTTGTAATGGATGTGAATAAAATATTTCTGGATGTTGCTCAGGCAGTTCCACTGGGGCTTATTCTTAATGAGGCAGTAAACAATACCATTAAATATGCTTTTCCGGACAGCAGGAGAGGAGAAGTGCAGGTTTCATTTAAAAAATCAGAAAATGGAGAATACAAACTGATGATTTCTGACAACGGAATTGGACTCCCCGATGATTTCAATATTGATGAAACAGAATCTCTCGGAATGAATCTTATGCGTGGACTTACCGATCAGCTGGAAGGAAATTTCACCTTAGAAAGCAGAAACGGATTAAAAATTACAGTCAACTTTAGAAAAACTACAGATGTTGATGATCAGAATATCAATATCGTAAGACAATAA
- a CDS encoding hydrolase: MKPSTNLLSPENHALVLIDFEGQMAFATKSIAISELRNNVAIICGASKIFNVPTVVTTVAEQSFSGPAFPEVQEAYPMETSNYIDRTTMNTWEDEAAYKAITGTQKQKLVLAGLWTGVCIVGPALSALEENYDVYVITDACGDVSDEAHERAIQRMIHAGVKPVTSVQYLLELQRDWARQETYVAVTDLMKKYGGSYGLGIHYAHNMLNH, encoded by the coding sequence ATGAAACCATCTACAAACTTATTATCACCGGAGAATCACGCATTGGTACTGATTGATTTTGAAGGACAAATGGCATTTGCCACAAAAAGTATCGCCATCAGCGAATTAAGAAATAATGTCGCCATCATTTGCGGAGCATCAAAAATATTCAATGTTCCTACCGTTGTAACAACCGTTGCCGAACAAAGTTTTTCGGGTCCTGCATTTCCTGAAGTTCAGGAAGCCTATCCTATGGAAACTTCAAACTATATCGACCGTACTACCATGAATACCTGGGAAGACGAAGCGGCTTACAAAGCCATTACAGGGACTCAAAAACAGAAACTTGTTCTTGCAGGTTTATGGACAGGGGTATGTATCGTAGGCCCAGCCTTGTCTGCGCTGGAAGAAAATTATGATGTATATGTCATTACAGATGCCTGCGGCGATGTAAGCGATGAAGCTCATGAAAGAGCTATACAACGTATGATCCACGCTGGTGTGAAACCTGTAACTTCTGTACAGTATCTGTTGGAGCTTCAGAGAGACTGGGCCCGTCAGGAAACTTATGTAGCGGTAACCGACCTGATGAAAAAATACGGAGGATCGTACGGACTGGGAATTCACTATGCTCACAATATGCTGAATCATTAA
- a CDS encoding amidohydrolase, which produces MTADLILYNGKIHSFSNEVQDISAVAIKNGKIIAVGNDELTDQFAGETTRIIDLKKKRVVPGINDSHIHLIRGGLNYNLELRWDGVPSLADALRMLKEQVDRTPSPQWVRVVGGWSEFQFAERRMPTLEEINAIAPETPVFILHLYDRALMNRAALKAVGYTKNTPAPTGGQIERDSNGEPTGLIIATPNAMILYSTLAKGPKLSYEHQLNSTRHFMKELNRFGITSVIDAGGGFQNFPDDYQVVNELNQKKQLTVRIAYNLFTQKPKHEFEDFSEWIDTVKLYQGDDMYRHNGAGEMLVFSAADFEDFLQPRPDLPENMEDELEKVVRLLVENRWPFRLHATYDESISRFLNVFEKINKEIPFNGLPWIFDHAETISERNIERVKNLGGGIAIQSRMAYQGEYFTDRYGSAAAENTPPVKKMIAMEVPVGAGSDATRVSSYNPWVSMYWLTAGKTVGGLQLYQESRLDRRTALELYTKGSAWFSQEHHKKGDIKVGMLADLAVLDKDYFTIDEEDIKNIEAEMTVVDGNIVYAKGEFSSFAPPSVPILPEWSPTNLYNGYYPVGGHTQKEIEKNSKSTQKVPLNSQIHSCVGSCDVHSHNHDQARMSNLPVNNYHAFWGALGCSCFAF; this is translated from the coding sequence ATGACAGCAGATCTTATTTTATATAACGGCAAAATCCACAGCTTCAGCAATGAAGTTCAGGATATTTCGGCAGTTGCCATTAAGAATGGAAAAATTATCGCAGTAGGAAATGATGAATTGACTGATCAGTTTGCCGGTGAAACGACCAGAATCATCGACCTTAAAAAGAAAAGAGTAGTTCCGGGAATCAATGATTCGCATATTCATTTGATCCGTGGCGGACTGAATTATAATCTTGAATTAAGATGGGATGGTGTACCTTCACTCGCCGATGCATTGCGTATGCTGAAAGAGCAGGTAGACCGTACACCGTCTCCGCAATGGGTGCGTGTCGTTGGCGGCTGGTCAGAGTTTCAGTTTGCGGAAAGAAGAATGCCGACGCTGGAAGAGATTAATGCAATTGCTCCTGAAACGCCTGTTTTTATCCTTCATCTTTATGACAGAGCACTGATGAACAGAGCAGCTCTGAAAGCAGTGGGATATACTAAAAATACACCAGCTCCTACCGGAGGGCAGATCGAACGCGATTCTAATGGAGAGCCGACAGGATTGATTATCGCAACACCAAATGCCATGATTTTGTATTCAACACTGGCTAAAGGTCCCAAGCTTTCTTACGAACATCAGCTGAACTCTACAAGACACTTTATGAAAGAGCTCAACCGCTTCGGAATAACCAGCGTTATCGATGCTGGCGGAGGTTTTCAGAATTTCCCGGATGATTATCAGGTGGTGAATGAATTGAATCAGAAGAAACAGTTGACGGTAAGAATTGCCTATAATTTATTCACCCAAAAACCAAAACATGAGTTTGAGGATTTCAGTGAATGGATTGATACGGTAAAACTCTATCAGGGTGACGATATGTATCGCCACAACGGTGCCGGGGAAATGTTGGTTTTCTCTGCGGCAGATTTCGAAGACTTTTTACAGCCAAGACCTGATCTTCCCGAAAATATGGAAGATGAATTGGAAAAGGTTGTTCGTTTGCTCGTTGAAAACCGTTGGCCTTTCAGGCTGCATGCTACCTATGATGAAAGTATCTCCAGGTTTTTAAATGTTTTTGAAAAGATCAATAAGGAGATTCCGTTCAATGGGCTGCCATGGATTTTCGATCATGCGGAAACGATCAGCGAAAGAAATATTGAAAGAGTGAAAAATCTTGGTGGTGGCATCGCCATACAAAGCAGAATGGCCTATCAGGGAGAATATTTTACCGACCGTTATGGCTCAGCGGCTGCAGAAAATACACCGCCGGTAAAGAAAATGATTGCCATGGAAGTGCCTGTAGGAGCAGGATCTGATGCCACAAGAGTGAGCAGCTATAATCCCTGGGTTTCTATGTATTGGTTAACAGCCGGTAAAACGGTTGGCGGTCTTCAGCTGTATCAGGAATCAAGGCTGGACAGAAGAACAGCATTAGAACTTTATACCAAAGGAAGCGCGTGGTTTTCTCAGGAGCATCATAAAAAAGGAGATATAAAAGTAGGAATGCTCGCCGATCTGGCGGTTCTTGATAAAGATTATTTCACCATCGATGAAGAAGATATTAAAAATATTGAAGCTGAAATGACGGTGGTAGACGGTAACATTGTTTACGCAAAAGGAGAATTTTCATCATTTGCGCCACCTTCTGTTCCCATCCTTCCGGAATGGTCGCCGACGAATCTGTATAACGGCTATTATCCTGTAGGAGGACACACTCAGAAGGAAATTGAAAAGAATTCAAAATCCACGCAGAAAGTGCCGCTGAATTCCCAGATTCACAGTTGTGTAGGAAGTTGTGATGTGCATTCCCATAATCATGATCAGGCAAGGATGAGCAACCTACCGGTTAATAACTATCATGCGTTTTGGGGAGCTTTAGGATGTTCGTGTTTTGCTTTTTAA
- a CDS encoding DoxX family protein, whose translation MEIIQQILHSDVGSSFNNAALLAFRILLGFELFRVHGLKKFRLENGKKEVIPNPLGLPTKLNALVASFADLVVPFLIILGLGTRLAVLPTIGVTAIGYFVVHRRDSLEVRDVPFMYTLSLLLILALGAGTYSLDYYLLNTL comes from the coding sequence ATGGAAATTATACAACAGATTCTCCATTCGGATGTAGGATCATCATTTAATAACGCTGCGTTGCTGGCCTTCAGAATACTGCTGGGATTTGAGCTCTTCAGGGTACACGGACTGAAAAAATTCAGACTGGAAAACGGAAAAAAGGAAGTCATTCCCAATCCTTTGGGATTGCCAACGAAACTGAATGCTCTCGTAGCTTCTTTTGCCGATCTGGTAGTACCTTTTTTAATTATTCTCGGCTTAGGAACGAGGCTCGCGGTACTTCCGACAATTGGCGTGACAGCTATCGGATATTTTGTTGTTCACAGGAGAGATTCTCTGGAAGTGCGGGATGTTCCTTTCATGTACACCTTATCTTTATTGTTAATTCTTGCTTTAGGTGCAGGAACATATTCACTTGATTATTACTTATTAAATACACTTTAA
- a CDS encoding YoaK family protein has protein sequence METKSNIAWVTLLLTMIAGYCDTVTFVSADSIFSAHVTGNFIVFAYQLIKGSELNAWVKLLTFPIFIMAVITGGRMAYRFTNHYSIMFWEGLLLLLSGIFVAVFTYLGIFEKWMMYAVVMATVFAMGLQNAFGKLYAKETYGPTTMMTGNVTQASLDFGNLLKNGFKNPDAITSLKKQMITIFGFLTGCFLGAFAGKQFGLITLIAPGIGMLICYFYHRNNSEFKI, from the coding sequence ATGGAGACCAAATCAAATATAGCTTGGGTAACTCTGTTGCTGACCATGATTGCAGGGTATTGCGATACGGTAACCTTTGTTTCAGCAGATTCTATTTTTTCCGCACACGTGACCGGTAACTTTATTGTGTTTGCCTATCAGCTGATAAAAGGATCTGAGCTGAATGCATGGGTGAAACTGCTGACTTTCCCCATATTCATTATGGCTGTGATTACAGGCGGAAGAATGGCATACAGATTTACCAATCATTATTCCATTATGTTTTGGGAAGGTTTGTTGCTGCTTCTAAGCGGAATTTTTGTAGCCGTATTTACGTATCTGGGAATTTTTGAAAAATGGATGATGTATGCCGTAGTGATGGCCACCGTATTTGCGATGGGGTTGCAGAATGCATTCGGAAAGCTTTACGCTAAAGAAACTTACGGGCCAACTACCATGATGACGGGAAATGTGACGCAGGCCTCTCTGGATTTCGGAAATTTACTGAAAAACGGTTTCAAAAATCCTGATGCCATAACCAGCCTGAAAAAACAGATGATAACCATCTTTGGCTTTCTTACCGGATGTTTCCTGGGAGCTTTTGCGGGGAAGCAGTTCGGGTTAATAACACTGATTGCTCCGGGAATAGGAATGCTGATCTGTTATTTTTACCATCGTAACAATTCAGAGTTTAAAATTTAG
- a CDS encoding Dps family protein — MKTSIGIKNENLAKVAEVLVKVLADEFVLYTKTRKAHWNVEGADFYNKHLFFEAQYQQLDEMIDGLAERIRTLGHYAPATLREYLELTHLSEHHLNANDSFTYIKELLSDHESVLIHLRENINNFASEFHDAGTSDYITGLMETHEKMAWMLRSHLK, encoded by the coding sequence ATGAAAACTTCAATCGGAATTAAAAATGAAAATTTAGCAAAAGTTGCTGAAGTATTGGTAAAAGTATTGGCAGACGAATTCGTGCTGTACACCAAAACAAGAAAAGCCCACTGGAATGTGGAAGGCGCAGATTTTTACAACAAACATCTGTTTTTTGAAGCCCAGTATCAACAATTAGATGAAATGATCGATGGCCTTGCAGAAAGAATAAGAACTTTAGGACATTATGCACCGGCTACTCTGAGAGAATATCTTGAATTGACACATCTTTCGGAACATCATCTTAATGCTAATGACAGTTTTACTTACATCAAAGAACTTCTTTCTGATCATGAAAGTGTTTTAATTCATCTTAGAGAAAATATCAATAATTTTGCTTCTGAATTTCATGATGCGGGAACCAGCGATTATATCACAGGTTTAATGGAAACTCATGAGAAAATGGCCTGGATGCTGCGTTCACATTTAAAATAA
- a CDS encoding alpha/beta fold hydrolase: MKKTKPIIAVAVLSALMFVSCTKASKSENQSQDAAQTTTQARAEYIEVEPNVRLHVTDLGEGKPVVLIHGYPVSDASWEYQYLPLIKAGHRVIGITLRGFGQSDKPYGKYNYDQFASDIKTVLDKLDIKDATLGGHSMGGAIALHYVAKYNAAHVSKLALFAAAAPVHTKKPDYPYPLFTKEEITKWVDLVSVDRPGLLNTIGERFVLSPTSVSPGIGAWLGGIEMQSSAYAMEQALIALRDEDLRGDLPKIKIPTLIMQAKQDRIVAYALAEEMNKAIKGSTLIPFENSGHALFLEEKDKFNAELLKFLKQ; the protein is encoded by the coding sequence ATGAAAAAAACTAAACCCATTATCGCAGTTGCTGTTTTATCGGCCCTTATGTTTGTTTCCTGCACAAAGGCAAGCAAATCAGAAAATCAATCCCAGGATGCAGCACAGACTACTACCCAGGCAAGAGCAGAATACATCGAAGTTGAGCCCAATGTAAGGCTTCACGTAACCGACCTAGGTGAAGGAAAACCGGTTGTTTTAATTCACGGATATCCTGTGAGCGACGCTTCATGGGAATATCAGTATCTTCCTTTAATCAAGGCAGGACACCGTGTGATCGGGATTACTTTGAGAGGATTCGGACAATCGGATAAACCATACGGAAAATACAATTACGACCAGTTTGCTTCTGATATTAAAACGGTTTTAGACAAATTGGATATCAAAGATGCTACGTTAGGCGGGCACTCAATGGGCGGCGCTATCGCTTTGCATTACGTGGCAAAATATAACGCTGCTCATGTAAGCAAGTTAGCATTGTTTGCTGCTGCAGCACCTGTTCATACCAAAAAACCGGATTATCCTTATCCATTATTTACCAAAGAAGAAATCACCAAATGGGTAGACCTTGTCAGCGTAGACAGACCTGGATTACTGAACACCATTGGTGAAAGATTCGTTTTATCTCCAACTTCTGTTTCACCGGGTATTGGTGCCTGGTTAGGCGGAATCGAAATGCAGTCATCGGCATATGCCATGGAACAGGCATTAATCGCTTTACGGGATGAAGATTTAAGAGGTGACCTGCCGAAAATTAAAATTCCAACCCTTATCATGCAGGCAAAACAGGACCGGATTGTGGCGTATGCTTTAGCAGAGGAAATGAACAAAGCCATCAAAGGATCTACCTTAATTCCTTTTGAAAACAGCGGACACGCATTATTCCTGGAAGAAAAGGATAAATTCAATGCAGAACTCCTTAAGTTTTTAAAACAATAA